GATAATTCGACACAACGGCGTCTTATTTTGAGTCCATCGCTTTCGTTTTTACGATTGCGATGAGGAGTGTTGACCAAAAGACTTATTTTTCCTGTTCCTAATAGAGTGAATATATCAAAAGGTCCTTCGCCAATTTTATCAACCGTTATAGTAGGAATGCCGTTTTCATTTAATTTCTTAGAAGTACCTTTGGTTGCATAGAGAATAAAGCCTAGTTTTCTTAATTCTTCAGCTATAGGAACTATTTCTTCCTTGTCTTCATTATTAACAGTTAATAATACACCGCCGCCATTTGGTGCTTTTATTCCTGAAGCCAATAGACCTTTGTATAGAGCTTGACCAAAATGTTTATCAATTCCCAAAACCTCACCAGTAGATTTCATTTCTGGTCCTAAGCTAACTTCTACTCCTCTTAACTTATCAAAAGAGAATACAGGTACTTTTACCGCACAATAAGCGCTTTCGGGATAAAGTCCTGTTCCATAACCCAAGTCTTTGAGTTTCTTGCCGATTGAACAAGCTGTAGCAAGATCAACAGCAGGGACATTGGTTACTTTTGATATATAAGGAATTGTTCTTGAAGAACGGGGGTTAACTTCAATTACATACAATTCATTATCATAATAAACAAATTGAATGTTTACAAGACCTACTACCTTTAGCGCCATTGACAATTTGTAAGTATAGTCAACAATTTTTTGCTTTATTTTGGCAGGAATAGTCTGTGTAGGATATACCGAAATACTATCTCCGCTATGAACACCTGCGCGTTCAAGATGTTCCATAATACCAGGTATTAGTATATCTTCGCCGTCACAAATTGCATCCACTTCCAATTCTCTGCCCATTAAATACTTGTCTATCAAAACCGGATGTTCTTGTTTTACGGTATTGATAATCTGCATGTATTCTTTTACATCGCTTTCGTTATAGCATATCTGCATTCCTTGTCCGCCTAATACATAGCTGGGTCTTACCAATACAGGGTAGCCCAAAGAATTAGCGGCAGCAACAGCTTTTGCCTTACTAAACACAGCCAAACCCTTAGGACGGGGGATGTTGCAAGATTCCAATATTTCATCAAATTTTTCTCTGTCTTCGGCTGCATCAATACTTTGTGCGCTTGTTCCCATAATCGGAACACCTAATTCAACCAAAGTTTGAGTTAGTTTTATAGCTGTTTGACCGCCGAATTGAACCATAGCAGCATAAGGCTTTTCATTTTCTACGATTGCTTCAATATCTTCAGGTGTAAGAGGTTCAAAATATAGCTTATCTGAAGTATCAAAGTCTGTTGAAACAGTTTCAGGGTTGCTATTAGCGATAATTGTTTCAAAGCCAGCTTCTTTCAATGCCCAAACACAATGTACAGAACAATAGTCAAATTCAATACCTTGACCAATTCTTATAGGACCAGAACCCAAAACCAAAACCTTTTTCTTTTTGGAAGGGATTGATTCGTTTTCAGTATCGTATGTTGAATAATAATAAGGGGTTTTTGCATCGAATTCCGCAGCGCAAGTATCAACCAGCTTGAATGCGGGATTGATGTTATATTGTTTGCGAAGTTTGGTGATATCTTCTTTTTTCGCATTAACAAATTCAGCTATAAGTTTATCTGTAAAGCCATATTGTTTTGAACGTTTAAGTGTATCGCAATCTAATTGATCAAGTGTCAGACCTTTTAATTTGTTTTCCCAAATGATGAGATTATTTATTTTATTTAAGAAGAACTTATCGATTTTGGTTATGTTATAAATCTCATCAATACTTATATTTCTTCTAAGAGCTTCTGCGACTACATAAATTCTTTCATCAGTAACTTCATGCAGTTTTTGATGTATCTCTTCATCAGTGCATTTGATTAATTTGGGCAACTGTAAATGATACAATCTTAACTCCAAAGAACGTACAGCTTTCATTAGCGCACTTTCAAATGTTGAGCTTATTGCCATTACTTCGCCAGTAGCTTTCATTTGGGTACCCAAAGTACGATTAGCATGAATAAATTTATCAAACGGCCATTTAGGAATTTTTACTACGCAGTAGTCCAAAACAGGTTCA
The sequence above is drawn from the Clostridia bacterium genome and encodes:
- the carB gene encoding carbamoyl-phosphate synthase large subunit is translated as MPKNPSIKKVLVIGSGPIIIGQAAEFDYAGTQACRALKEEGLEVVLINSNPATIMTDKHIADKVYIEPLTADFVKQIVRKERPDSVLPSLGGQTGLNLAMELADQGFWAQENVKLLGTNVSAIKMAEDRQEFKNTMLKIGEPCIASKVVTDVDDALEFAETIGYPVIVRPAYTLGGTGGGKAINRQELAEIAANGLRLSRVHQVLIEKDITGWKEIEYEVMRDAKGNVVTICNMENIDPVGVHTGDSIVVAPCQTLSDKEVQMLRTAALKIITALGIEGGCNVQFALHPTSFEYAVIEVNPRVSRSSALASKATGYPIAKVASKIAIGYGLDEIKNAVTHSTYACFEPVLDYCVVKIPKWPFDKFIHANRTLGTQMKATGEVMAISSTFESALMKAVRSLELRLYHLQLPKLIKCTDEEIHQKLHEVTDERIYVVAEALRRNISIDEIYNITKIDKFFLNKINNLIIWENKLKGLTLDQLDCDTLKRSKQYGFTDKLIAEFVNAKKEDITKLRKQYNINPAFKLVDTCAAEFDAKTPYYYSTYDTENESIPSKKKKVLVLGSGPIRIGQGIEFDYCSVHCVWALKEAGFETIIANSNPETVSTDFDTSDKLYFEPLTPEDIEAIVENEKPYAAMVQFGGQTAIKLTQTLVELGVPIMGTSAQSIDAAEDREKFDEILESCNIPRPKGLAVFSKAKAVAAANSLGYPVLVRPSYVLGGQGMQICYNESDVKEYMQIINTVKQEHPVLIDKYLMGRELEVDAICDGEDILIPGIMEHLERAGVHSGDSISVYPTQTIPAKIKQKIVDYTYKLSMALKVVGLVNIQFVYYDNELYVIEVNPRSSRTIPYISKVTNVPAVDLATACSIGKKLKDLGYGTGLYPESAYCAVKVPVFSFDKLRGVEVSLGPEMKSTGEVLGIDKHFGQALYKGLLASGIKAPNGGGVLLTVNNEDKEEIVPIAEELRKLGFILYATKGTSKKLNENGIPTITVDKIGEGPFDIFTLLGTGKISLLVNTPHRNRKNESDGLKIRRRCVELSISCLTCLDTVNALIYALKINKREPDLSIIDITQI